The nucleotide sequence tagctGCCAGTAGTTAGTGGCATAAGTATGGAAAGCCCCGAATTATAACTGTAActataaataagtaaatgtagAGGGCCTGATTATCTTTTCATGCGGGGTAGCCATTTTTAGTAGTTATGCCCCTGCTAACAGTTTACGTGTAGAAACATTATTACAAGTAACAAAGTACATTTCTTTCATTACCCGTTAAAGCCGTCTTCAAATACCATTTTCAAAAACTGGGTTTTTCGTTATCAAATTTACCTTTCCTTcaatttatcatttcaaaattagaaacggctagagTCAATAGCACTTCGTGCAGGTTTGCGCAAGTATCCGGAACAAATCAAAGGGCAAAGGAGTTATATAATATGAAATAGTGTGAAACAAACTTGAGTTCATTTCTTTCAGATCTTGTCCCCCGctaagacagcggtaagtcttcggatctacaatgctaatatcaggggttcgattcccttcggtggacacagcagatatcctgatgtggctttgctataagaaaacatacgcaCATTTAGATCTTTCATGTTTAAAGTTAGGgtattattttgaaactaaaaatacCCGTAATTCCCTCATTTATGATATCTGCAATTTACCTTTGCTAAGAACGCATAACACTTATAGCTGTAGATATAGTTTTCATAAATCATGATTTTTTACTACTTAAAAATATCTTAAGTACATGTTAAGTTTATTGCtctatattgttaaatatatatatacatttttttaatttaataaaatgtgattCACCGAATTCTGTTCGTAAAGACGGATAACATTCCCCTTAAATACCATTCTCTCTTTTAACTTTGCTTAATTAAAATGGTCTAATTCTTACTACGATGTGGTAACTTTCAGTTAGGTTTATTGAatcttttaaatcattttaaatcctgttcgtgtgtatatatataatatgaataattacttttttagTAATACCACATCAGCTGAAGCTTACATCATTTTCTGAGTATGATATTACATATATGGTATTGTGGTAAAAACTTCTACATGTAAACTTGGTTATTGGGAGCCGACCTCTAATTCTGCTACGTGACAAATTTTAAGATACAAAGAACAAAACTTGACCAAATAATTTCGTACATGCAGTTTGATCTgtccagtctctctcaaaattatagtaaaatgatcactgcccgtgggttactgtcaaccctgcAAGAAAAGTAAAGGgaagcagatagaaagatcaaaagcagtaaaagactggctaggtgcatgaaaataagtacaggAACCAGCACTGGAGAGAGATagttgtgatccaagagcatatgctctatggaacgACCCTCCTATCAATATGAACACCACACCAGAGGAGATTATTCCATTAAAATTCCACAGGATTAAAAAGGAAGGGAAACTGGatttctctttattttaattcattgatATACTTAGTGACTTTGCTGAAGTGAATCTGCTCAACAGCCTGACTTAGAAAGGTGCTTATGAATAGAACAAACCAAAAGTGATCAATTGTTAAAACTAGAAAGATAATAAGAAAAGTTAATAGATAATATGTATACTTTTAAATCTGTATTGTATGATAATTGCTTATACTTGTGTTGAAATAGGTAAGGTTAGAGATAAAGAAAGTTATTTACAacctaaaacaattattttaattatgttacctAAACAAAGTTATTGATTACACCACTTATAGTTACCCTCATAATTATTAGTTtgctattgtttgtttaaaagctTCAAAGGAGAAAATGAAATTCTTCCATAATAATTTCAACAAGccataaaaaaattaactcaacTATGCATTTACTTAACCTAGGTGAACACCCAATATCAAAATGCAGTAAGTCTAAGCACTGCCCTCTAATAATTAGAGAAGCTGAAAACAACTGAAtgctgagttgttgtttttttattcacctACGGTAAAGTGATAGGCTAATCAAAAGCTGGTCAGCCACATTAAATTGCTTCTAGCAACAAGAATTCAATAAAAATGATGCACTGTATAATCTGACAATTTGGTTgcacaaaaataaacacattaagaGTACCTTTACTCTCACCTTATGCACAAAACAAGTTGCTATTCATAAGCCACAGGGCACCTGGCAAAAATATCTTGTTAATAATTGCATAAGTGATCTTTAAGCTAGCACTCTGAACAAAGGCTCTTGTAGAAACTTTGGTATAACTTAGCAGGTTGCTTAAATGAAGTCATTATTGATGAGAGCAGTGAacactaccttttttttttttttttttcattggtgAAAGATGCTGATTGAAAAATCCCTTGCACACTAGTGGTTGGCAGTCTTCTCAGATAAGTCAATCTTCCATCagtccatatatttattttgggTGTACATTGATTCAGTGAAAGTTTGAAAACACTTTTGACCCATTATGCTTACAGCCAACTGTTAAGTACAGAGATTTGAAGTTATGTTTGGGATATGCAACTTTAAAGTAGCAAAATTACACTCATTCTATGCAGATATCTGATCTGCataaaaaaccttttaattaaagatttctAGGCCATACATGCACTACTCTGCAAGATGAAACAAGAAGCTACACCTCCAGAACCATTAAAACTTGGAAAGTACCAAACAGATTGCAACTACTACTTGAACCATCACAAAATACAGATTTGAATCCAGCTGAACAAATATGAAGACCTTGAGAGGCAAACTAGAACCAATTAAACAATCAAGGCCAGCATTCCTATAATAATTATAGGATTATATACTGGAACAGATCACAAGTAAAAACTTATTTCATACTAAATGACTGCAAGTTTCATGGAATTCTACAGTCAGTCTCACAAGATAATGAACACTATAATGAGTATTTGTTTCATCACTAAATTTTCTGAccattaaaaatgtatgtaacaaATTAAGGGTGTCCAAATTATTATGGAAAGAAATGTAGAAAAGGTCAAAATCTGACAAGTGTCGTTGCCTCTTGACAACTTCTGACAgaattttacatacatttttctttttgtaaacaaAGGTGGAAGTTATCTTTAGCAGAaataaaacatgacaaacatCAACATTTCTCTGAAAATTTGAAACTTAGTTTCCATTATCTTGTTACTTGATTTtgcaacaaagtaaaattattttagtttaaccaattatcagaaaaaaaatacacataaacacaCTAAAGTTTTTACTCAATAGTGAATGTTTAATTTACaacatttcacatacaaaatttgaTAATTCATATTATTCTCATGTAGTTAACAGTGAAGCAAGCATACTCTATGataattataactgttatttattaaaacttcctATAACCAATGAAGCATTTGTTCCACCAAAGCCAAAGGAGTTGGTTAATGCAACTCTTCTCTCTTCCTGTCTTAAAAATGGCCATTTCTGAGACCTAACAGGCACAAAGTTTAAATCTTCTTCTGTTTCCTCAAGGTTTACTGTTGGAGGGATGTTACcagtaaaacatgctaacacagtGAAGATTGTTTCTACAGAGCCTGCAGCTCCCAGTAGATGGCCAACAGCTCCTTTTGTAGAGGATATTGCAATTGCTTTAGCATGATTTCCAAATAGTTGTTTAATGGCTCTGACTTCTGCAGCATCACCCAAAGGTGTAGAAGTAGCATGAGCATTTATATATTGTACTGTGGATAGTTCTAGCTCAGCATCACTCAAGGTTGATTTCATACACAAAAAGGCACCCTCTCCATCCTCCCTTGGAGCTGTGATATGGTGGGCATCACCTGAGAGGCCATAACCTAAAACTTCTGCATAtatttttgcatttcttttttctgCATGTTCTAAGGATTCAAGAATTAAAATTCCAGCTCCTTCACTCATAACAAACCCTTCTCTATTTTTGTCAAATGGACGGAGGCCTTAGATGGATTATCATTATAATTTGTACTCAAAGCTCTCATGCAAATGCTGCAATGGCCAATGGGCTAATTACAGCTTCACTGCCCCCACACACCATTACAGATGCATCTCCTCTTTGAATAAAATTGTAAGCATCACCAATAGCATGAAGTCCTGTGGTACAGGCTGTTGAGACTGCATGAACTGGGCCTTGCAATTTATGTCTGATACTGATCTGGCCAGCAACCATATTTGTGAGTATCCTAGGGACAAAGTATGGGCTTACATATCGGTACCCACGATCCTCCAAAGTTTTTCCTGTCAGAATAATATCAGACAGATCAACCATTCCCATTCCAACTGCCACACCAGTTTCTTGCTGCTCATTTTCAGAGGAAGGATTCCATTTAGCATCTTGTAATGCTTCTTTAGCAGCTATTAACCCATAGCAAGAGGCCAATGACAGTGTCTTAAGATCTGATCTCAGAAACTCTTTATCCAAATTCAGTTGCCCTAATCCAGTTCCATGTGGTACATATCCTGCTACCTTGCAAGGTATGTCATCATACCTACTGTTACATATTGCCGTGATACCACAATCTCCTTGTAATAGTCGGTCCCATACATAATGCACTCCAACACCAAGTGGGCAGACAATACCCAGACCTGTGACCACAACTCGTGGAAAAGAAGCACACCTTGTCAAACCCATAGATCTCTTCCTAGTATTTGTTGGAGTAAGATTAAACTGTATTAAGACATATAATTTTTCCCAAAAGAGAATAATACTACAGTAGCGTCAGCCATAGCATCATCTATATCTTtagaacttttaaatattaagCTTCATTACTCAATAAATGGCTTCATACTTTGGACATTATACCTTGAATAAATTTACCACTCAAAATcctgtgaaaataataaatttatgaaatcaaGAAACAAAGTATTACATGTGtctattaaataaacataaaaacaaacagtttacttctatatCTTGAAGTACTTTTCCTGCATAAGGTAAGAAGCAAAAGCTCTCTAATAGTCTATTAATTCACAAAAGATAACTCATGACAATGCACTGATACACAAGTTTAGATAAAGACTGATAAATTTACATCTATATTATACTGATAAACaactagtttttctttattatttcagaatAAGCAGAGTTCTAAAACTATAAAATCATAGTCATGGCTCTtagataatatttctttatagtggaaacaaactttgatattaaaacaaaacaacaacaaaaaacagaggaaatgtttaattaaaattacttaaaggCATAGACACAgatcactaaaatattttgaagagtaCAAAGTATAAATTAAACATCTGGAGTTAGATTCTCTCCATAATGGAACTTTTTCAACTGATTAAAGGGTTTGACAAAATTCCCAGTAGAATGTGGTCCTAAACCTAGTACTAAGGAGTCCATGAAAATTATAATTGCCTGCCACAGAAGTATGTCAATGCAAAATCACAGTTGTGAATATAAAAATCTGTCACAAACAAAATTCTAATTATTGTATACCAACAACAAAGGAAAAACATTACAATACTACTACACACCGAGTTTGCATGATTTATTTCAAGGTAACTATGCTCCCACTAATTGTAAATCAGTTTCAAAAAATTGTAACAAATCCTAAACTCTCTCTCCTCCCCATTTGGAAGTGagcaaatattaaaatcaaagcAGGGAGTTGGTTCAATTTTTTAGCTGGATTAAAATGGTTCAGTGATACATGAAACAATAGCTAACTTCATGCACTACTTTGGTTTGGCCAATTTTGCTGGATCCAGAAACATTTACTGtttgaaaacacaaatataaaacttcaaaaacatttatacttCTTTTTAGCCAATGTATTTGGAGAAACAAACCATACAATAAATTCTGTAGTAcatactatgtaatgcataaatTGATACAAAGACATGTCTGCCTATGTCAAACCAACATCATGTCAAAATACAATGAATGGAGATTGTAAACAATCTATAAGTTGAACTGGTAACAACTTGTTTAGTTACATCATCAAGTGTAAACAGATGATATGCTGTCCTGACAACAATTTGCTCTATGTCATATATCATCAGGTGTGGCGAGAACAAAAGAACTTCTGCTACAAGAAACCTGTGATAAAAGTGATATGAACATTCTCACATGACAAAAGGAGTAGAGTTTACTATCAGTAAGTATCTGTCAATCACAGTATTTCATGTTTACAATCAATGAGATTAAAAAAGTCTCCCCTACAATTATATAGATACATAAGGTAagcttatatttcattttaaatatttggatgctaacaattttcatttcatttattcataTAATATCAATCCATATGTGTgagcttgaaatattttattgggactacattttattttctcttgacaCAGGTTTCATGCAATCTCAAGTTACCAAGTAaagcaataattttatattaatctcTAACATTTTGCAAACATTGTTCTAATTGGAAAATCAAGTGGTTGAAATGTCAATTTACAAGTatggtattttattgtttttcatcaaCTGTCAACTATGTAATTGAACTTGCAGTGTATATCTACAAAGTTGTGACTATGGAATCAAATCATACAATATTCCAGAATTTGTTGGCcaagcattgccaggtggttaaagcaatcgacttgtaatctgagggttacgggttcgaatcctcgtcacaccaaacatgctcgccctttcagccatggggggaatataatgtaatggtcaatcccactattcattggtaattgagtagcccaagagttgatggtgggtggtgatgactagctgccttccctcttagttttacactgcaaaagtagggatgcctagtgcacatagccctcgtgtagcgttgtgtgaaattcaaaacaaacgaatccACAAGTTGTCATATATATCTGGTCATTTTAAATTAGTATTCATATTACATTAGTTTATATTACATACTTTTAAACTAAAGATGCACTAATACTAAGTAATAGtaataacatttttcttcaatAGCCCATGCATCCAGCTACTTGCCGATAatgaaaatacttataaaattaatttattcatttcctAAGCTAATTAAAATTCAGACATCACCAGCAACATAGCTGCCACAGATATTCACAGTAGTTGGAATCAATATCGCCGATATTGGCATATTAACAATtactattattaaacaaattaaagtttataattgtTCATTACGTTGAAAACAGTgtcaaatgtaaataaatgtattaacttACGTCTGTATTCCCACaaaaagtttaagaaaatgtaAGCATTATACTAAGGTAACTAATCCATGAATTTTGTAGCCTATAGAGGCTTGATTAGTACGTACGTCCAAATTTCCCTATGCCTAACGCAAGAAGAACTTGTGATTTAACCAAATTATTAAATTCACTATGAGAGACAGTAAATAAATGATTCAAATATTCATACTAACAGTATAAAAAGTTAGGGCAGAAAATTCACAATACAACTCTTAAAGTTCAATGTATTAGTTATTGTAAATGCGtagtttaaaataacacaaacgtACGGTACACCAACAACAGATAAACGtactttttttgtttatatatagtgaTCCCTCTGTtggtatttaatatattcattaaaagttGTCAAAGGATATATACACCGAAAAAAAAAGGTATGTGGTTGTACACGACGCACTTTTATTCTAAAAAGGGGTCTCAAAACCCCTATGTTCTATACACCGCAGGTCAAATATTTTATGCCTCCCTATAGcgattagttgttgtttttttatttgtttccttaatgtttaaaagtactaaaccttttttttcttcCCAAAGTGTGGAAACTGTAATAAAGGTATTTAAGAAAATGTGATGTGAACAATTGTCATAATGACATCAAAAATGATATTGTTCGAGAACAAGTGAGAGTGAATTTTCAGAACTTGTTTTTCGTGTGTGTAAAACATATATGAGAGAGTGATTCAGAATAACAACTgagtataaagttttaaattaaaatgtaaaccaatttgaaaaacaaaacaagatgatCACATAGAAGCAATCAATGTCTGAAAAACATACTTGATATGTTTGTTACATTCATACATTTTATACGCAATTGGATTAAAGACTATCTTCCCGGTTAGTTTAACGAATAACAACGTTAAAATCTAGGGCTAAATACTCCTTGataaacagaaattataaaagttcgagatgacgagaaaatcacttgaagtaaaatgtattctcaagacggctggtatggatactaaaactttagttaaaataaagtatagaacaacgtttcgacctataCCAGCCGTATAAATCATAATAACCAAATGAAAGAGGAATGTGAGAGGAAGAATTAAGGTAATTTTTAATCGATTTTActcgtttattattattgtttgttttacaaattaaatgGCGCAATAGATTTTAAAACATGTATCAAATGGCAATGGTTTAGTGAAAACTtgtacaatttgttttgtttgtttgttttgaatttcgcacaaagctactcgagggctatctgtgctagccgtccctaatttagcagtgtaagactagagggaaggcagctagttatcatcacccaccgccaactcttgggctacccttttaccaacgaaaagtgggattgaccgtcacattataacgcccccacggctgggagggcgaacatgtttggcgcgactcgggcgcgaacccgcgaattacgaagcgcacgccttaacacgcttggccatgccggacctacttgatacaataaaaacttatttaaaagaagccctagccacataaagtatattaatatacactggtggccaaaatcttaaggctaatgaacatcaagaaaaaatatgcgttttgcattgttagactcaactacttatttgagtcgaactgaaagatgaaaataagaaaagggaaaataaaaataaaaaacgttttagcatttaataaggaaaatgtgaacaccatgaaattagactaaatactagctggtcaaaattttaagactataccaaaaaaaaagtttttaacagagtaggaaatgcccaacaagaggtctcagtagtaagctgcatggccgtcattgcgaataacttcaaacattcgctttggcatggtcgatataagcgtttgcagaaggctggctggaatggtattccaagtggtgaagatggctttacgaagatcatgcactgtttggaattgacgtccatttctatagacttcccttgccatccacccccaaacattttcaatggggttcaattcgggcgaacacgctggatggtccaaaagaatcacgttattcgccatgaaaaagtcctttgtcctgcgggcattgtggattgcagcgttgttctgctgaaagatccagtcttatccacacaagcgagggccttcagtcaataaggatgctctctccaacatgccaatgtagtcagctgctgtttgacgtccctgtataacctgaagctccattgttctatggaaggagaaagcaccccagatcatgatggaacctcctccactgtatcgtgtataaaatgtctcctatgggatatccttatcgtgccagtaacattggaagccatctggaccatccaggttaaatcgTTTCTCaacagagaacaaaaccttcttccacttttctacgtcccatgtttggttcttctcagcaaagtttaacctagctgtttcgtggtatggaaggaggcgtggcctttgaagacgtttacggtttttaaagcctttcttctttcgtagatgccgtcttattgttcttgatctacattctgcgtccgtaagggccttaatgtggttcgacgatcggctggtgtcttgccgaacaaccgtcgaatcctcctgctcaacgctagAGAAATCTTTTTGGGCCGAGTACtagaaattctcgttctgtaccgctcagggtcttttaagaaatttgtaacagtagttttactacgcccaatctcaccagcgatggcacattgagagagaccttcattttgcagctcgacaattctgccacgttcaaactctgtcaactttttagcctttgccatgtttttacccaatgtaacacaggagatgtcagtagatgttgacaacgctaatgtttgaacacaaatgactaaatttcctTACGTATTTagcgattaacgcttcgtttcagtgtggtcttaaacttttgaccagctagtatttaggttaatttcatagtgttcacatttgctctattaaatgctaaaaaagtattttatttttatctttcgaagctctagtCAAATAAGTGGTAGAGTCTAGCAAagaaaaatgcacattttttctttatgttcattggccttaagattttggctcgCAGCATAATTCAACATAACACTTTTCGAGATTTACTATACTCAGTagcgataaaaaataaaaatatataatatctatgtataaaaacaaaaaacaagaacataaaaCTGATTAGAGGTATTTTCTAGTTTTTCTCAGCTACtgcaaacatcaaaatatttttgtacacaatatttttgtttttttaatttagatgtttgctCAAAGGCGCATGGCCATAAGATCAAGTAAGCGCGCGTTCGTTACTGATCAGCTGGAAAACGCGTTAGTTCAATTAACTTAATGCTGTTTGTTAATTCTTGAGAAGAAAAGAGTCACTTTTTAAACATAGGTTGCTCGTCACGTTACGAGTAGGAAATTTAAAATGGCGCATTGTTGTTgctatgaagcacaaagctaaacaaagagctatgtgtgctctgcccaccacggtatctAAATCTGTTTTATAGTCGTATAAGTCCATAGGCATACCAATGTGTCACTGAGAGTGCAAAATGGCGCATACACAGCAATAACATTTAATGTCGAACATTCTTTGCGTGGACATTGATACATGTATTCAGAGATGCTTTTTAGCGTGCAGCAAGCAAAAAATCAGACGAAACATTGTCGTTGACTAGAAGTACACAAAAACGCTAAGCGCCGTGGTATTGTGTTAATAGTATTAGATTTTGCAATACTAACGTTTTACAAAAGTTAAACATAACTAATTATATGTTGTATTGCGTtaataagattgtttttaaaattaatttataatagcGTGAGTTCCCAACTGATGATTTGTTgcattttaataactttgttttactttttctttattgtagTTCGTATTTGATGAGACATCGGTGTGAGAGGAATCTGGTGAAATGTGAATTGATAAGTATTCCACAGAATAGTAATTTCGCGTCAATTATACTATAcgcaataaattaaaaaataaagcaatCCAAAACTCAAGCGCTATTGGATCGTTTATGATTCTTCTTCGGGAACGTCGATCGTTTGGGAACTTAAGtgataaaactttgtatattattagaGAAGAAACTTACAAATTCAACGATATGAAAATCaacattgagaaaataaaatcagaatttataacatacacatataaaGTGCTTAACGTCAAGTGTACAAGGGTATGAACATTCTATGCATTCTCTCTCCCACTTATCGGGGAATGGGTAGATGTTCTACACTGAAGGTATATTATATCCTCATTTTATTCAAACTATTATGGAGCTACTGTCAGCATTTTAgcattatatatattcaattgGATTTTTCTGTATAGTTTgcataataaagtgaaaacaattcaaaatatcTCATGGTATTGCATATAAAATGTGATTACAACAAGTACTGATTGTAGGAGATAAACATATTGTAATTCTGTAAAATTATACATTACtaattttacaaactaataaattTTACTTCAACTGCTaaagtgggtcagcggtaagtttctGGCTTTTACACTAAAATCGTTCTTCGTCTATTCATGGTGAACAGAGAGCATATAACCTTTCGTGAGCTCTTTGCTCTTCATGAACAGGTAAACAGATATAGTTAAgtgctttcaaaatattttttatactcaCAAAAATCTagtaaaacattcattaaaacaatatcaGGTACGTAAAATACAGCACAGTAGCCTAAACTTAAAACACGAATAAGTAATCAACGATGACTGTCTCCATACAATATATGAACATAAACTCCGAAAcgtattttgaagaaaaaaaacaccaaaaaaacaactgttatacAGAAAATCATTTTTGGAAGTTACcagttaaattaaataataaagcaaTAAATGTATGACCAAGAATTACATTATGAAACTTGACTCTCTTCACCACAACCCTTATTCCAACACATAATAGACACAAgtcggctggtatggatattaaaataaagtacagaacaacgtttcgaccttcttaagtcatcttcaggctaacaaaggGAGTTTGCAACTACTCGTATAGCCTTGCACGTCGtctgtcatattttgttttagaggAGACACAAAAATAAGTTgcctatttttttttcttttttgcacgTACAATATTATACCAATTCCTGCACTGTTAACCTGGCCAAATAGAAAACAGTGTTCGTCTTCCTATTTGCAGATGTTTACCTAGTCAAACAGAAACCAGTTCTGGTCTTCATATTTGCAGATGCTTACCTGGTCAAAGAGAAATCAATTCTGGTCTTCATATTTGCAGATGCTTACCTGGTCAAAGAGAAATCAATTCTGGTCTTCCTCTTTGCATTTGTTAACTTGATCAAACATACAGCAGTGTTGATTTTCCTATTTGCAGTTATCAATCTAGATAAACAGAAAGAGGTTTTGAtcttatttttagttgttaatagAGTAAAACACAAACAACTTCTAATCTTTCTATTTGCAGTTGTTGACCTGGTTTAACAGACTTTTCGTCTTCCTATTTGGAGTTGTTAACCTAGTCAAAAATAGAACAGTATTGGTTTTTAACTTGCAGTTATTaacttggtaaaaaaaaaaagcagttattATCTCCCTCTATGAAAATGTTAATATGGTCAAAGACAAAACAGTTTTGGTCTTCCTATTTAAAGTTGCTAACCAGAGTAAATAGAATCCTAATTTGGTTTTCTTATTTGTCATTGTTAACCTAGTCAATCAGACACCAGTTCTGGTCTATCTGTAGTTATTAACCAGaaggcatggcctagcgcgttaaggcgtgcgcttcgtaatctgagggtcgcgggttcgcgcccgagtcgcaccaaaacatgctcgccctcccagcggtgggagcgttataatgtgacggtcaatcccactattcgttggtaaaagagtagcccaagagttggcagtgggtggtgatgactagctgccttccctctagtcttacactgctaaattagggatggctagcacagatagcccttgagttgctttgtgcgaaattctaaaaacaaaaaaaaacattaaccagAATAAAGATTCCTGATTTGGTTTCCCTATTTGTCATTGTTAATCTGGTCAATCAGAAACCagttattgttttcatatttggAATTGTTAATCTGAGAAACAAGAACTTTTTTGGTTTCCTATCTGCAACTGTTAACTTGTTGAAATAGACACAAGTTCAGGTATTCCTATTTGCAGCTCTTAACCTGTTCAAAATAAAAGGAGTTATGTTTTTCCATTTAAAGTTGTTAATGTGTTCCAATAAAAACAGTTTGTCTTCCTATTTGCAGTTGTTAACCAGGACAAACAGAAACCTGATTTGGTTTTTCTATCTGGAGTTGTTAACATGATCAAACAGGGAAAAGTTTTGGCCTTCTTATTTCAAGTTATTAATCTGATCAAATTGAAGCTAGTTCTGTTATTCTATTTGCAGTTGTTAACCTGACAAAACATGTACCACTTCTCGTCTTCCTATTTGTCGATGGAAAACATAACAATTTTGGTCCtcttattttcatttactta is from Tachypleus tridentatus isolate NWPU-2018 chromosome 2, ASM421037v1, whole genome shotgun sequence and encodes:
- the LOC143244511 gene encoding LOW QUALITY PROTEIN: 3-oxoacyl-[acyl-carrier-protein] synthase, mitochondrial-like (The sequence of the model RefSeq protein was modified relative to this genomic sequence to represent the inferred CDS: inserted 2 bases in 2 codons) — encoded protein: MKTRIDFSLTRKRSMGLTRCASFPRVVVTGLGIVCPLGVGVHYVWDRLLQGDCGITAICNSRYDDIPCKVAGYVPHGTGLGQLNLDKEFLRSDLKTLSLASCYGLIAAKEALQDAKWNPSSENEQQETGVAVGMGMVDLSDIILTGKTLEDRGYRYVSPYFVPRILTNMVAGQISIRHKLQGPVHAVSTACTTGLHAIGDAYNFIQRGDASVMVCGGSEAVISPLAIAAFAXRALSTNYNDNPSKAXRPFDKNREGFVMSEGAGILILESLEHAEKRNAKIYAEVLGYGLSGDAHHITAPREDGEGAFLCMKSTLSDAELELSTVQYINAHATSTPLGDAAEVRAIKQLFGNHAKAIAISSTKGAVGHLLGAAGSVETIFTVLACFTGNIPPTVNLEETEEDLNFVPVRSQKWPFLRQEERRVALTNSFGFGGTNASLVIGSFNK